DNA from Pseudomonadota bacterium:
CTCCTCATTCATTTCCATCTTGACCAGAACATAGCCGGGGAAAAATTTCCTTTGTGATGTACGCCTTTTCCCTTTAACCATTTCCACAACCTGCTCGGTCGGCACTACCACCTCGTCAAACATATCAGCAAGGCCATACTGCCTGATTCTCTCCTCTAGGGTCAGCTTGACCTTGTTTTCATAGCCGGAGTAAGCATGAATCACATACCATTTCTTCGCCATAACTTACCCTGTACTCACTGCCGCGCAGATCATCTGTGTTAGCCCGCGAGGATGAATTTAATCAGTTTTGCCAGTCCCAGATCAACTAGTCCCAGATAAAGAGAGATCACAAATACAGTAAGTAACACCACCCAAGTGAGGCCGAGTGTAGCCTTACGTCCGGGCCAGGTGACCTTTTTCATCTCCCCCTTTGAGTCTTTCAGGTACTGAACGAGCTCAGTAATATTTTCCTTAGCTGAAGACAAATTACAAATCCTTTACTGTAAATTATAAATCTGGCTTGGTAATTTAAAACCTGGCAGGCCAGGAGGGATTCGAACCCCCAACACCCGGATTTGGAGTCCGGTGCTCTAGCCATTAGAGCTACTGGCCTGTAAAAACTGCAATTGAGTTTATTTAGTTTCTTTATGCGGGGTATGAGCCTGACAAAAACGGCAATATTTCTTAAACTCCAGCTTGTCGGGAGTATTTTTTTTATTTTTCTTAGTCGTATAATTTCTTCT
Protein-coding regions in this window:
- the secE gene encoding preprotein translocase subunit SecE, with protein sequence MKKVTWPGRKATLGLTWVVLLTVFVISLYLGLVDLGLAKLIKFILAG
- the rpmG gene encoding 50S ribosomal protein L33 translates to MRDKVTLACGQCKRRNYTTKKNKKNTPDKLEFKKYCRFCQAHTPHKETK